In one window of Alphaproteobacteria bacterium DNA:
- a CDS encoding acyl-CoA carboxylase subunit beta gives MQAILDELERRKNAACLGGGVKRIKAQHSKGKLTARERIKVLVDEDSFEEWDMFVEHNCADFGMEDKKIPGDGVVIGLGKIHNRPVFIFSQDFTVFGGSLSDAHARKICKIMDHSVRLGIPLIGINDSGGARIQEGVVSLGGYAEVFQRNVLASGVIPQISLIMGPCAGGAVYSPAMTDFIFMVKDSSYMFVTGPDVVKTVTHESVTHEALGGAVTHTTKSGVADLAFDNDIETLLATRRFYNFLPLSNRDEPPLKPTNDPINRLDYALDHLIPENPNMPYDMLDLIVKIVDDADFFEIQPDYAKNIIIGFGRMNGSTVGFVANQPLVLAGCLDIESSRKAARFVRFCDCFNIPIVTFVDVPGFMPGIDQEYGGIIKHGSKLLFAFAEASVPKITLITRKAYGGAYDVMSSKHIRADINYAWPSAEIAVMGPKGAVEIIFREDIGDKDKIERRTEEYRQKFANPFIAAHYGFIDDVIMPHQTRLKLCRSLEILKRKKIEQPYKKHNNIPL, from the coding sequence ATGCAGGCTATTCTTGATGAATTAGAACGACGTAAAAATGCTGCTTGTTTAGGTGGTGGTGTTAAACGTATAAAAGCGCAGCATTCTAAGGGTAAACTTACGGCGCGTGAGCGGATAAAAGTTTTGGTTGATGAAGATTCCTTCGAAGAATGGGATATGTTTGTCGAACATAATTGTGCTGATTTTGGCATGGAAGATAAAAAAATTCCAGGCGATGGTGTTGTTATTGGGTTAGGTAAAATTCACAACCGTCCCGTTTTTATTTTTAGCCAAGATTTTACCGTTTTTGGTGGCAGTTTAAGTGACGCACATGCGCGTAAAATATGCAAAATTATGGATCATAGCGTTCGTTTGGGTATTCCATTGATTGGTATCAATGATTCAGGCGGCGCGCGCATTCAAGAAGGTGTTGTGTCATTGGGCGGTTATGCTGAAGTTTTTCAACGTAATGTTTTAGCATCCGGCGTCATACCTCAAATTTCATTAATTATGGGACCATGTGCGGGTGGGGCTGTTTATTCGCCTGCCATGACCGATTTTATTTTCATGGTCAAAGATAGCTCATATATGTTTGTCACTGGCCCTGATGTGGTTAAAACCGTAACACATGAATCAGTCACCCATGAAGCGTTGGGTGGTGCGGTTACGCATACGACAAAATCTGGTGTTGCAGATTTAGCTTTTGACAACGATATTGAAACATTGCTTGCGACACGTCGTTTTTATAATTTTTTACCACTCTCAAATCGTGATGAGCCCCCATTAAAACCAACAAATGATCCTATTAACCGTCTTGATTATGCATTGGATCATCTGATTCCTGAAAATCCGAATATGCCTTATGACATGTTGGATTTAATTGTTAAAATAGTTGATGATGCAGATTTTTTTGAAATTCAACCAGATTATGCCAAAAACATTATCATTGGTTTTGGACGTATGAATGGGTCGACAGTTGGATTTGTCGCGAATCAACCTTTGGTTTTAGCGGGTTGTTTAGATATTGAGTCTTCCAGAAAAGCGGCACGATTCGTACGTTTTTGCGATTGTTTTAATATTCCGATCGTTACTTTTGTGGATGTGCCTGGTTTTATGCCCGGTATTGATCAGGAATATGGCGGTATTATTAAGCATGGCTCTAAATTATTATTCGCTTTTGCTGAAGCCAGTGTACCAAAAATTACGTTGATTACACGCAAAGCCTATGGTGGCGCTTATGATGTGATGTCGTCCAAACATATTCGCGCGGATATTAATTATGCCTGGCCAAGTGCTGAAATTGCAGTGATGGGACCGAAAGGGGCTGTTGAAATTATTTTCAGAGAAGATATTGGCGATAAGGATAAAATTGAAAGACGTACAGAAGAATATCGTCAAAAATTTGCTAATCCTTTTATTGCAGCGCATTATGGTTTTATCGATGATGTTATTATGCCGCATCAAACACGTTTAAAGCTTTGTAGATCTTTAGAGATTTTAAAACGTAAAAAAATCGAACAGCCGTATAAAAAACATAACAACATTCCGCTATAG